One genomic segment of candidate division WOR-3 bacterium includes these proteins:
- a CDS encoding aldo/keto reductase, translating into MVSVLGMGCMRLPFKGSIDNIDYLEAEKVLTQALDSGINYFDTAYPYHGGKSEIFLGEFFRGEQRKKIYLATKLPVWKVEKTDDFDRLLGEQLQKLQTGYIDFYLLHALSSSTWEKVQKFTLIEKALEAKAQGIIGSLGFSFHDEYNVFEEIIFSHDEWDFCQIQYNYMNESFQAGTRGLKLAGSKKIPVIVMEPLLGGNLAVQPPEVQKFWSQSGKSPAQWGLLWLWNKKEVSIVLSGMNTVDQVRENSQAAEISKSFALTDEELGVFEEVKRAYHALKEFDCSGCSYCMPCPSGVDIPANLSLFTDFLMYRNRQNTKIRYRFMPDNSKAGQCVKCGVCESKCPQKLDIRNLLDRFREVVDF; encoded by the coding sequence ATGGTTTCTGTTCTCGGAATGGGCTGCATGAGGCTTCCTTTTAAGGGTTCAATTGATAATATCGATTATCTCGAAGCCGAGAAGGTTCTTACGCAAGCACTCGATTCCGGAATAAATTACTTTGACACCGCTTATCCTTATCATGGAGGTAAAAGCGAGATTTTTTTAGGTGAATTTTTCAGGGGTGAACAAAGAAAAAAAATATATTTAGCGACAAAACTCCCTGTTTGGAAAGTAGAAAAGACAGATGATTTTGACAGGCTTTTAGGCGAACAACTGCAAAAACTTCAGACAGGTTATATCGATTTCTATCTGCTGCACGCCCTTTCATCTTCTACATGGGAAAAGGTTCAAAAATTTACCTTGATAGAAAAAGCGCTTGAAGCCAAAGCCCAGGGAATTATCGGTTCTCTTGGATTTTCATTTCATGATGAATACAATGTTTTTGAAGAAATTATATTCAGTCACGACGAATGGGATTTTTGTCAAATACAGTACAACTACATGAATGAAAGTTTTCAGGCAGGGACAAGGGGTTTAAAACTCGCGGGTTCAAAAAAAATACCCGTAATCGTTATGGAGCCACTTCTGGGAGGCAATTTGGCGGTTCAGCCGCCGGAGGTCCAAAAATTTTGGTCCCAATCCGGGAAATCACCCGCGCAATGGGGCCTTTTGTGGCTCTGGAACAAAAAAGAAGTCTCCATAGTGCTGAGCGGCATGAACACGGTCGATCAAGTCAGGGAGAATTCACAGGCAGCGGAGATTTCAAAATCCTTTGCTTTGACAGATGAAGAACTCGGTGTTTTCGAGGAAGTAAAAAGGGCTTACCATGCTTTGAAAGAATTCGACTGCAGTGGCTGTTCTTACTGCATGCCTTGCCCGTCTGGGGTCGACATACCGGCCAATTTATCTCTCTTCACGGATTTTTTGATGTATAGAAACAGGCAAAACACAAAGATAAGGTATCGTTTTATGCCTGATAACTCGAAAGCAGGTCAATGCGTCAAATGCGGCGTGTGTGAAAGCAAATGTCCGCAGAAACTTGATATCAGAAATCTTCTCGATAGATTCCGCGAGGTTGTAGATTTCTGA